The Scomber scombrus chromosome 19, fScoSco1.1, whole genome shotgun sequence DNA window TTCCCATCACTGCATGCAAactgcagttttttaaaaattattattattgattaattgtaaCCATGAGGTTGTGACTGGATGACCAAAGTTGAAAATGATATtgagaaaacaacaagaaaatgaTTAAGATGGACCCCggcattttatgtaaatattcgTACTCGGTTTGAAGATTACAAAGCTTTGACTCAGCtaacatgttttcactgtttcctcttcttttgttctttaaaaaaaatcattttaggATGTCTGAGCTGCCTGCTTTCCACCGTACATCCCTCCTATTGCTTTGCATTCTGGGTATGACCTTGGTGACATCTGGCTTCCCTCAGGCTCGACTACCTCTCAGGTAGATTCATGAATTATTTAACTGAGAGactaacacattttattcatctcttcttacaattatttatttatttagacatTTCTACATAACAGTATTTAATATGGTAATATagaatatatgtaatattttctaTATGTCTGATTTCAGTAGTCCTGATGATTCAGAAGAGCGTACGCGAGACGACTGGGGTGTTGTCTTTCCCTCGATCTCTCTACGTGATTGGAGCATTCAAATGATGTCGGCGCCCAGCCTCGGAGCGGCAGCCAATAGCAAGACAGGACTGATGAGAGAGGCTTGGCTCTTTTCCCCAGAGAGTGCAGAGGCAAGGTAACTACACCTTGAGGGAAAATGCTACTGTAGTATGAAGTCCTAATcacatgaaatataatatttgatTGAGTTGAAaatggctgtaaaaaaaaaaaaaaaaaaaaggagccacaataatgtttttcttatgttattacatgtttatttttagatatttgcAAAACCAAACTCtctgtcaataataataataataatattaataataataattattattattaagttgcATACAAGTGCATGCTTTAATATACAACTACAGcatattgtttcatttaaatagatCCGTTAcgaactcttcagtgtttcataaGAAAAGGCTAAGATTGACAAAAGTCTGGAAAGAATAAACTGAATTTAgtttgtaaacatttttttttttaaattctttctcTTCTTACCTCATGACCTGCTCAGACTTGCGAACCAATGTAATGGATACATGTACTAAATGTATTTGTAGTAACTACTGAATGAACTGCCATCACATTTAGTACACACATCCATGGTGCCCAGAGGCTGAAACCTAAAGTCTTTGGTCATCACCTGAATTTTAATATAACGCCACcaacagtttaaaatgtgtccAGTAGTTTTGGACTATAACTAAAAATGTGTGCGTGcaggtggtcaagtggttaagagcgcatgccacgtacgtACTTTGCTGCATGTTacaccctcccccccccccttctctcccaTGATTTCCTGCCTATTCACTGTCAATAAAAGGTGTCTgtgcctgaaaaaaatcttttaaaaaaacaactaaaaacgTGTAAAACTAATGACATAACCCTATACTGTTCTTGCACTACATGTTTGAaactaattagcaaatgttagcatgctaacacacttaCACAAGTACATGAGTGTAATTTAGATAAAGTGAAATTTGGGCATTTATGATGCTAATAGCAGctataaaaacatgcagaacatCTTTAAACAAGAAAAGATTGGACTACATGACTTTCAAGTGTCTGATC harbors:
- the pth2 gene encoding tuberoinfundibular peptide of 39 residues, yielding MSELPAFHRTSLLLLCILGMTLVTSGFPQARLPLSSPDDSEERTRDDWGVVFPSISLRDWSIQMMSAPSLGAAANSKTGLMREAWLFSPESAEASMERVWPAEWSSQDAGMVKRNMVVADDAAFREKSKLLTSMERQKWLNSYMQKLLVVKSS